A region of the Littorina saxatilis isolate snail1 linkage group LG12, US_GU_Lsax_2.0, whole genome shotgun sequence genome:
cCCCTTCCTCTCCCCAACATCAGTCAATCCGTCAAGAATGAGGACAACGAATTCGCTCGCGTGAAAACTGTCGCCAGCGCCCCCTCGCCATCCTGCTAATAAAACAGAGCGACACTGCTTTGCATAGGTCACCGGTGACCGTCCTGGAATTCCCTTAGTGTGTTCCCTTGATGGAAACTCGGCTGAGGAAGAGGAGCTAATACCCACTTAAAAGAGTTTTGCTAGAAACCCTCGGGGTTTAGAGTTCGGGATAAAAAATGGAAAACAGCTCAAACGGATAATACTTTAAAGGCCATGCAGGATCAATTCTCTGGCGAACTGGACCTTTCCAAGTCTCAGGAACATTGATTCgttgtactgtaatttagacaCGAAAACAATGATTCACTCGAAAGCGCATCGTAAGTATACTAATTAATGAAATGAATGCAAATAGCGGAACGGCGATGTTCTGCAAAGAATTCAGCGAGTGTCAGAATCGTAATTCTGTCCATCGTCTTTTTTTTCAGGACTACTGGCTATCATGTAAAACCCGTCGGAATTCAGGAACTCGGATCTGCACTGAAGCAAATGCAataatgtattattattattattattgtgatcattttttatgcgcctaatctagatatagccctaggcgcttacatattaatttctgccgtttgaaatggaattttttacagacagacagacaaacagacatttttttacacacaatatataacgcattcacatcggccagtaaagctcagtagcctattaggcgagcattcacctttcacggcctttattccaagacaaacgggtatttggtggacatttttatctatgcctatacaattttgccaggaaagacccttttgtcaatcgtgggatctttaacgtgcacaccccaatgtagtgtacacgaagggacctcggtttttcgtctcatccgaaagactagcacttgaacccaccacctaggttaggaaaggggggagaaaattgcggcctgacccagggtcgaacacgcaacctctcgcttccgagcgcaagtgcgttaccactcggccacccagtatcACTGGAGACAGAGCATaaccaaagaaaaacacaacaTGGATGATTTAAAATCTGAAGAGTATACCCAAAGTGCCCAAACAGAGCCTTTAGCATTTTAATAACTGGTGTATGTTGACACCCTTTCAACCCGCCAACCAATCTGTGTAGCTCTTATGGCGGTCTGAGacagtttgtgttgttgttgagagtGTCTCTTTAACTGTCACAACACCCAGGCAGTAACATCAACCACATTTCAAGCTCTAAAGCAGTAACTATCTCATTTACTACTGCAAGACTACGCTTCATGTGCAAGATATCCGTACATACTTCCAGTTCAAGCGTGAGAGACGAACAGGTGCTGTTTTTCCAACAGACAGGAAGTAAGGTGCATCCATTTCACCTGTATGAAGTGTGCAGTAAACAGAAATTGTATCGCAAGGAGGCCACAACACACGACACTTTTATGTTCCTCCCCAGAGGAACTCATTCTCTGGAAATTGTTGTTTAAGTTGCTTGGAGGCAGTGTTGTTGACTACTGAGTGCTGCCACTTGTCTGTTTCGGTTTTTGAGTCTTAAATAAATCATCGTTTTTCGAGACTTTGTGTAATGAAATCAAATAGCAGAACTcaccccccccgacacacacacacaccagagcacacacacacacacacacacacacacacacctaaagtgtggatggttacctaagaggcggcactgggtgtagtgcctttctagtgcacttgcactacaacagcactgggtgcagtactcgctccggcatcgaagaattttgcactaaaaaatgcacaaaatttgacctatttcgtcgcctatagaggacggaaagaatgtcattttgaacattgttatgacattctttccgtcaaaaaagtcaatttaacggtgttaaatgaagcgaccatccacacaattaggttgccatccagagtttaggttgccatccacgtgtggatggttgccttatggtgatttaggcaaccaaacctgtggaaacgggggtacacacacacacacacacacacacacacacacacacacacatacacacacacacactctctctctctctctctctctctctctctcaaacaaacacacgcgtacCGTACGTACGCATTGAGAAAGGACATAGATCTGCAGGCAGCTCTGGTTCTTCAAGAAGAACATCTGGCACTTGTGGCTACACAATGACTTTACTGTTGCTGTGTGCAATCACAGTGAGTATAGAAAGTCGATCATTATTCCGTTTACCCGTGAGAAGGAACATAAGGTAGTCAAATTAAGCAAAAGATGCCTCGTCGGAACGGTAGCCCAAAGGGTAtcaaaagtcattaattaccTTAGAAATAAACACGAAACCGAAACAGGATAATCATGGGAAGAAGACAGATGGTACTGTCGGCATTTATTGACCAACGCATACTTGTAACAGCTGAAACAGTAAGCTATCCAAATTGTGCTGGGAACAAACATATTTGAACATTTTTAATAAGCAACTAGCATTATGCACATGGAAATAAAGTCTTATCACACGAAACCATAGACATAAATAACAATTATTTTATGTTGCACGAATAACGATTCCAGAAATCTGAACTCTGCGCCCCAAATAATAGGGCTTTGAACATAGTCAAATATGGGACATTGCACAATGTTGCCAAACATTTACAGTCTATGCTTACACAATCGAGTTTGATCAAGACGACAAAGTCATTGTCCATTGTATCAATTAATCAACTTGTTTTGAGCCGTATATGTCAGCCAAGGATACGAATAGAACTCATTCACAATGCTGTTAACGGACTGTATGCGCAGAAGTTTATTTATTGGACCACTGTTGGGCTCTATCACAGAAGCTATGTGCCCTGCTAGAAACCACCCGATGACGATGGTTTATCTTGTAAATACGCTATCCTTTTGCTGGTTTAGTGCGAAAGTATTACTGCCTCGATGGCGTCTTGCTGTTGTGGAAATGGTATCATCTGGGCTTGCTCTCACAGCACGTAACGCATATGCCCTAGTTTGATGACTTACTGTGAAAGAGTAGAGCATGTGTTTGCAAAATGTTGCGGGACTAACTTAAATTCATGTTGTCAAGAACGATAAAAGTTTGAAGTGTTTACAATTAAGGTTCCTGACCATACCAGATTCAGCTAAAATAATATCAGCCAACAAATCAGCCAAAGTTAAGCGAAACAAACTCAGATCCCCTCCTGCCCCCATACTAAAACCCGCTGTTTTAAGTTTACGTTACAAAGATGGCGTGCGCCcatgaaaagcaaacaaacccaCCATTGCGACAGTCATGCAAAGTATATAGCTTAAAAACAATATTTCTACAAATATATGTGATCTTGATGTTACCATACAGCCTCGATAAGCGAGGCCAACATAGATTATCTTGGTCCATTCCAAtgttgcccttcttgttttgtaaaCATAATTTTCCTTTACGTAACGGTTGGGCCATAATTAAATCCATCTCGCTTGTATCTTCTTCGTCCAAACATGGAGAAGGCAACCACAAATATTGCCCATGGCAGCATCAACCGCGCCAGATTAATTACAGCCGGAAATGGAAATTGTTGAATAATATATAAATCTATATGCTCGCCAAAACGAGCAGACATATTCTGTTTACACTGTCAACATTGTGTGCTGTTGGGTGTTCTGGAAATGATAATTTGTCCGGACAAGGTCGAAAGGGCCAGACCTGTTGTTGATCCAGGAAAACGGGGAAGATATTTCATCGAATTACTTCAAAACAAGATGTGTTATGCTTGACACACATTTGGAACTTTGCATTTCTTAACTTATTATTTTAAGATGGCAGGTCATTGCCGTCATTGGGCCTTCATTGGTGTCTACAATAAAACTAAAAAGCCATGACAGTATTCAACGGAAACAAATCAAACTCAATACATATTTGCAAAACACAAGCCATCCGTATGAACCGTCGTGTTATTTCAATCTGATAGAGCTTGCGATGTTGTTGTCAGAATCGAAATATGCTAACTCCCCCGAAAACGAGTTTGCCTGCCTAAACGGCGGGTtgaaaacggccatacacgtaaaagaccactcgtgctaaaacccCAGTGTATGCgggaatttcagcccatgaacgcagacaAAGAAGTAGAAATATGCTTACGAACCGAAAGTAATATTATACTGTAACAACGCCTTTAATATCAGCCTGCGGAGGACCTCCTCAGAGAGTATTCCGTTAAAAGAAATCCCCCAAGCGCTCTATTCAAATGTTCTCTTTCGGTTTTTTTCTGTCCCGCTGGACGCAAGCAAGCCGCCTTGAGCCGAACTTAGCTGGACAATTAATCACTCGTCGCTAATAAAACCGTCACCGTTTGACGTCTGTTTCTAGCTTTAGCGCCACTACCTTCACCCTTCCTTTATTCAAATGAAGTGCATCTGTGCTCCATTCTTTAACCgatttttgttttacaaatatTGATTAAAAAATTGCAATGTCTGGAACGGTGCCTATTCAACCCGTTCCTATTCGTGTtattttctttctccttctcttccccttccttttcttctccttcttcttcgtcatcgtcgtcatcgttgttgttgttgtcgttgtcgtctcTTTGTCTTGTTGGTGGTGTTCGTTGAGCTAGTTTTGGATTTACTATATTGTTATTTTTACATTAATGCGTGAAATACTGGTCTTGCCATCAACGAAACCGGAAAGAAGATCCATCCCTAAAGCAGAGATTCACTATATTATGCACTGCGTTTTCTTACAACTGTCCCCTCAGACATAGCCAATATGTGCCCGGCGAGGTAGATACGACGAAGGTGTGTGCTATAACTTACCACTTCTGCTTCAAGTCGTATGAATTATGTCATCTCGCGTCCAACGCGCATTTGTGGTAATCGACAGTAAATAACAGCAGCAGATGCTTCTGGTGATGTtggttatatatatattaaatatGCAAAGAACGCGTATATGATAAAAGCATCTATTCGATATCACGAGTCCTGTTGggtatgttttgaaaaaaagaagaaacaagtcgcgtaaggcgaaattacaacatttagtcaagctgtcgaactaacagaatgaaactgaactcactgcatttttacagcaagagcgtatactcgtagcatcgtcagtccaccgctcgatgcacaggcagtgacattgacaagaagagcggggtagtagttgcgctgagaaggatagcacgcttttctttatctctattctttttaaagtAACACATGTGGCTGTAGCTCAATAATTAATTCATTTTGGTCACTTGTACAAATAATCTCATAAACGTCCTTTAAAGTTGATAGAAGGAGGATTGGCTACAGtattcgaacacagaaaaaaattgttGGTACGATATTTTCGAGAAAAAGAATTCGTAGGCCTAAACATTATTCAACAAGGCCTTTGGCGTAATCGTCACCGGAAGTCAAGGGAACTCCCTACTTCCGCCACTACTGCCGCTATCAATTGACAAGTACAACATCACTATGTCGTCGCCATCGGTAAGTTTCAAAGGCCGTGCAATAACTTTTCGCCCCTAACTTAAGTCTATTTAGATTTGGgatccaaaagtgttctacattatcaagaagaagaagaactggaagCAATCTGTCGACATGAGAGTGACAGAGTGAGAGTCATTCATGTCACTACCGCAAAAACCGCCCCACTCGCATTTTCTGAGTTTGACGGTAAGAGTAAGCATACTCGTAGATCTTGATAATTATAAAGGGTAACAGCCTTCATGAACTTTGGAGCATAGGCTGTATGCCTCTTAGCTTCTTTTTGCTTTCGATGGGTTGCTTCTAGATCTGTCGTAATCCCTGTAGCACTACATCAATCATTCAATGTACTTGTGGACTTTTGCTCAGAACATGTAAACAGCATAAAGTACTCGGTTGGTTTTTAATTTTCTATTATTCCTTGGTCATCACTTGTTTGATGGATGATGCCCTCCTTCCCTCTTTGCTCCCTCTAGAATCATGTGCAAAGAATGTGACAGAAGAAGACTTTGACTGTCTAGCAGTCCTAACCTAAGTATTTCTCTCATAACCCCACCCATACCCCCAGGTGTGTTCTCATATACATTAGTTTGATGAGAAAATTTGCTAGTAAAAACTGGTTTGGCACTCACAGATGACAAAAAGAGTGGAGAGCTTACCAGATGTATTTCTACATGCTGAAGATACAACTAATTTATTATTGTTGATTTCAGACAAGCCGGAGTGATCATGAAACAGACTCACCTGCACCCCACAGAGGGAGAGGAAGGAggagaggaaggggagggggaagaggaggtgGTCAGCCTCAAGAACAAGATCAGGTGTGTTTTCATGTCCATTACTTTGAGAACATTTGCTATTTTGGCTCTAATAGATGAGACTGAAgagcttacaattaattatatgAAAATTAGTTCTACATGCTGAAGATACAACTATTTTATTATTGTTGATTTCAGACAAGCCGGAGTGATCATGAAACAGACTCGCCTGCACCCCACAGAGGGAGAGGAAGGAggagaggaaggggagggggaagaggaggtgGTCAGCCTCAAGAACAAGATCAGGTGTGTTTTCATGTCCATTAGTTTGAGAACATTTGCTATTTTGGCTCTAATAGATGAGACTGAAgagcttacaattaattatatgAAAATTAGTTCTACATGCTGAAGATACAACTATTTTATTATTGTTGATTTCAGACAAGCCGGAGTGATCATGAAACAGACTCGCCTGCACCccacagagggagagggaggaggagaggaaggggagggggaagaggaggtgGTCAGCCTCAAGAACAAGATCAGGTGTGTTTTCATGTGTACATTACAGTGAAATCTGTGGTATCCATACTGGTCTTATCCAAATACCCTGTGATATACAACTGGGGAATTACCCAAATACGTATTACTTAGTCTGAATCTGACCTGTGGTATCCAACTACCTGTGGTATCCAACTCTTTTTGTCTGGGCCCCTTCGTTGTTGGATACCACAGGTTTCGCTATAGTTTGAGGAGAAAATGTGCTAGTTTGGCACACATAGATGAGAGAATTGGAGAAGTTACCATTAGATGTAAATTAGTTCTTCATGTTGAAGACACAAATGTTTTATTAATGCTGTTTTCAGACATGTTCCACAAGTAACGAAAGAGGAGGAGACAGGGGGAGAGGAAGGAGGAGAGGAGGACGAGGGGCGACAGCACAGCAGCGGGGCTCTTCAAGTGGCAGGGGGAGAGGTGGTCGAGGGAGGTGGGATGTGGCCGGCATCCCCACTGCGCAGCAGCACAGGAATAACTTGCAGGTgtgtttttaattaatttgaCATTATTATGAGGAGATATGAATAGCAAAGTCTTTCGCATGTATACACAGATAATGATAACAGCACACATGTttcattttaaaacatgtttgtTGTCTTTACATTATTACAGACTCAGATCCAACAGCTGGATATTGCACAACTGCGACAACTGGCCCTCGACCTGGCTGTTGCACAACCAGGTCTTGTTTTTG
Encoded here:
- the LOC138981645 gene encoding uncharacterized protein: MKQTRLHPTEGEGGGEEGEGEEEVVSLKNKIRHVPQVTKEEETGGEEGGEEDEGRQHSSGALQVAGGEVVEGGGMWPASPLRSSTGITCRLRSNSWILHNCDNWPSTWLLHNQVLFLTCLPISRLCQHLHHHQTMQPGRTGVCADIVGTCPHLQNGSAASAALSAYQECLR